The window gatttaggtatggcaaacaaatgatttaataatttttcacaattttccaatttactacgcaataatgcctaagactttatttcaatgaattttgcacgtataagcccgaatacgtactcgtcacctcgcgtacacggcttttcacatttcacaaatggcacataagactcaatgcctaaggggtaattcccccactcgaggttaagcaagacacttacctttttgaagttaggccgatattccaaaatagccttcttgcttgaattggcctctggacagctcaaatctatccaaattaattgtataactttattaaaattcatcggaaataatttcggataataatacgtcgacttaaaattttattccaaaaacatcaacaaaagtcaacgtgggggcccgcccctcggaacccgatataatttcatgaaatccgaatatccattccgatacgagttcaaccataccaattttatcgaattccaataacaactcgacctccaaattttaaactttcgtttttggaagattttgtaaaagtcttgatttcttccatttaaaaaaacgatgaatataatcatagattcatgaaatataatcactttaggatatagaacacttatccaaGTCAAAGTCTtaaagaactcctccaaaatcgcccaaacaccGAGCtgcaaaatctcaatcgaaaaatggcgaaatgaccatttttggtccttaacattctgcccagtttcgcacctgcggacgaattttcgcacctgcgtgctcgcttttgcgagagaaatctcacttctgcgaaggccactgcccagtcgaccatcgcatttgcggaagtttttctgcttctgcgggaatcgcttctgcgatgcccctccgcttctgcgccttctctgcccgcttctgcgcttccgcaagtgcgggattttcttcgcacctgcgaccacttccATGCCCTTCCATCTTCGCTTATGCGACttaaatctcgcatttgcgatcaatttcATCGTAGATGCGATGAAACTAGTGGCAGATTTCCAACAGACCTTTAAGTCCAATATTTGGTCCgtttaatcatccgaaactcacccgaggtccccgggacctcaaccaattataccaacatgtcccaaaatataatacgaacttagtcgaggcttcaaaccacatcaaacaatgccaaaattacAAATCGcgtatcgaatcgaattataagttttttaattcttccaacttctatattttacgccgaaacgtatcaaatcaatccggaatgacttcaaattttgcacacaagtcataattgacgtaagggagctattcccatttttggaatcgaaatttgacctcgttatcaaaaattcatccaTCGGTAGgattttttccaaaatcttctattttccaactttcgccaaaatgtgtcgaattgtcctacgaacttcaaaatccaaatacgaacatacgtctaagtccgaaattatcatacaaagctatttccatcatcgaaattctattccggggtcgtttgctcaaaagtcaactccccggtcaactctttctatttaagcttcaaaatgagaatttttctttaaattaaattctgaatcttctgaaaaccaaactcgaccacacacgcgggtcataatatatattgtgaagcttctcgagaccttaattCATTGGACAGGGCAtaatttcttaaaacgacaagtcgggtcgttacagaagaaCAAGGGTTCCTGGAAAGCATGCCAGATCCCCCTCTCTCCCTTATTTCAGTTCTGGGGGAAGCATTTTTGTTGGACCTCCTACAATTTTTAACATCAAGCATCCATTTACTGGGGTTATTAGCGACGATGTTGATCTTGACTTGTTGGAAGAATTCAATAAGTGATTATATTTAGGTACCGACAAGGTTTCAAAGAGGTTATATTttacaatattttttatattatcgaGTGCATACAATTTATGGATTTCAAACTTAAACTACATAATAATTGTACTTGCTGTGTCTTTAAATAAGAGGAAGGCGCCTTATACTTTAAAAGACAACCAGCTCAATCTGTTGTTTGATCTTGGAGTGGAGAAAGTTGATAAAACTGACTGGTTTTATACTTTGGCACATCCCGGGCAAGTACTCAACAACACGGTACACACATACCCTGGCAGAATTTAATGATTAGCTGTaatattatgttattttagaaatatgtagattttttgtttgaaaattgTAGTTAAATTGTATGAAGCATTGAGAAATAatgaaatctatttttttttttttgcagcacattgatgttattttatactatttgaggAAGTGAGGAAAGTATGGTCCTGAAAATAAAATACGATTTACAACCACTAACAGTATGTTCAAAACTAGAATTGAACAAATTTATGAGAGGTACATTAATGCTCCTGCCGATAAGAAGCTTGTTGTTGTCAAACCCCATAACGTCGTAGCGGAATACATATTGGGGTACCGATTACTTGCAAATATTGCGTGGGACAAAGTTGATTTTGTGATTATGCCCATAAACATTGTGGAGAAATTTCATTGGTTGTTGGCTGTGTTTGACATCACCGATAGGGTTCTATATGTTTATGATTCTATGGTCTCTTCACGAAATCACAaacttgttgaatctgttgtcgaCAAGTTTGCTATTATGATCCCCCTCTACTTATCATGCACCGGCTTCTATGGCAAGCGTCCAGACATCAACTACAAGAACACAAAGGCATACATTGAAAAAGGTGTTACTGACCCTCTTGACATTCAGTGATTGGTCGGTGAGATACCCCATCAAAAAGAAGGATCACCGTATGTGCTGCTTTTCTTCTATCTATTTAACTAATTGTATTTTACATTGAATGCTAAAACTTTTCCCCTATTATTTTTTGCAGTGACTACGGTGTATACTTGGCGGCATTTGCAGAATATGTAAGCATTGGAAAGCTATCGATTTCAAAGGAAGACCTTTCTGATATTGATCAACACTGTTGACGCTATGGAGCGCTCCTTTGGGATTATGCTAGGAAAAAGCAAGAGCTTGGTGCAATTAGTGAAAGTGAGGTAACTGGAAGATTAGCAAGAAGAAAAGTTACACCAGCTGTGAACGAAAGAACACAAGTCCGAAAAAAGAAGAATTAGTTGCCCTTTTCAGtaaaaacaaaaattatagttAAAGTGTTTAGATGTAGCTggattgtagtaaagttgtagacaAATTATTTATTAAGAAAGAGTCAGTTGTAATTTATTTGTAGTAGATTTGTGCTACAGTTTTTTTTATCTTTTGTGTTGTTATTTTGTCCATAATTCTACTACATAGAATAGAAAACATATGTGGCTTTTTCTTTGGTTGAAAGTTGTTAGTACTTGATCTCGATATTGGTACTATATAATTTCTTTACAGCATAACTATAATTATTTCTACAACTATTATACAAAAATACATAATCTATTCAATTTAGCAGTGTTGTTAGGAAAGGGTGAAAGTAATAAATAAACTCAGTATTTGAACAAAACAACTACAAATCAATTGCATTAAGAGTTGAAATCTGTTTAGCAAACATTCATTATACGAGACAATGTTTATTCAAATTAACAACACATTTACACCATAACTATAATTCTCCAGAACAGAACAAATACAACTTCATATGTCTTAAAGGACAGATTATCATCAACAGTACTCAGTAAAAAAAAactttaaattttatcaatttttatttccttttggGAGCATTCAtacaagatcttttgttatgCTCTTCTACTCCGCAGTTGCCACATGAAGCCTTGTACTTTTTTGCATTTACTTCATCATATGGTTTGTATCTTTGTTTTTGAGGTCTCCCTGGCTGCCTTTTCCCGGTAGGTGGCTTTACAACTTCTTCAGCTATATGTTGTGGCACATTCCATTTGCTTTCGTCAGGCAGTGGGTCTACTGGTATTTCATAAGTCTGCATATGTCTCTCGCTCGTGTAATAAGGAGAATAATAGATTTCATAAGGCTCAATCCTGTGCCTCAAAGCCACCAAAGCATGTGCACAAGGAAGTTCATCAAGCTGGAATTATCCACAACTACATCTCTTGTTGTGAAGGCAAACAATGAAGCGCTTCACACCATCTATCACAGTATGGATGTAATATGTTAAAGCCCTCACCTACAATTTCATTACAAACACACAACAATTTGTCAGCAACATATACAAAACAAAATAACTGCAATTATACAACAACTTTTCTACAATTAACAGTATATATTTAGTTTGACTAAATCAATGATCTGATGTTATTGGCTATAGCTTACTCTCATCTTTTGCGATAATGTCCTGTTGTCCTCAAactctttgttgtatttttttccAAGGTATGTGAACATACCCTTTGCATTCAATAACTTTTCATTAGTCCAATGTTCACGAAGAGTCCTCATGTACTCTAATAGTTTCACTACGGGCAGCTCTCTTGCATCTTTGGTTACCGCATTCAATGACTCTGCAATGTTTGATGTCATCGTCCACGTTCTGTTCACTGTAGCATGTACCCGAGACCATATTTGATAGCTAATATCGTATAGGTATGCTTTAACACGTGTGTCGATCTCTTCAATCTTTTACATTCTTTCATTAAATTCATCAAGCGTATATGATCGTGCCGTGGCAAAGTACAATTCGCTTAACTTTAGATGACCCTTCTAGAACTTTGACCTTACATTTGTCCAAATATGCCACATGCAAGCATAATGTGTCATGCCTGTATAAACAATAGATGTTGCCTTCAAGATACTCCTATTCCGGTCCGAAACAACACACATATTTGTTTTTTCACCATATGCATGTTTGAATTGCTCAAAAAATCACCTCCATGATGCGTCATTTTCTGAATCAACAACGGCGTATGCTAGTGGTAATATGATACCTATCACACATGTGGCagaaaaaaattcaatttctGTTATAAAACTTGAGAATATAAAAAATACAGTCTCGAAAACAactttataataatatttttataattaatctACATTACCTGTTGCATCCATTGTGCTAGCTGTtagcatgattcccatatatgcCGACTTCAAGAAGGTGCCATCAACTACTACAACTGGCCTACAATGCTCCCAACCCTTGATGGACGTACTAAGTGCAACAAATACATACAAGAAACAGTCATCTTCAGACTTCTGTAATTTCACTACCGACCCCGGATAAGTCTTCTCCAGAATATACAAATAACTCGGCAAACGACTGTAGGAATCAGCAGGATGACCTCTCAAAAATTCCAAAGCCTTTTCCTTCACTCTCCAAGCTTGCATGTATGTTAAGTTCACACCATGATCCGACAACATGTCAGTTTGTATGTCTTTTGGTGTGTATATTGTCTTATAATCCGCAtattttggcatcaccatgctacCAACTACCATGGCAGTAGGTTTGCATTGTATGTATGTGTTGTCCATCTAAGAGCATGTGTGCAAGCTGTTGAATTTTCGAACCTTGAACAATGCTGATTCATTTATGCTGGTGGACTTGAAGTGCCACGTACAATTGTCACCAACACATACAAGGCAGTagctacaaaataaaaataattcaaaaaatattatggAAATTGTAGCTGCAAAATACGAGGTCGTTTATGCACAAAACttattttaacaatttatatacaaaaaaACTACAACTTATACACAATATAAATTTGACAAATAAAATGTTCCTACCTTCTTGCACTAGACCTTTTCACCCTAAATTGAAATTTATTCATGACAGAATAGTGTTTCATTGCACTGACAGTTGTTTGCTTGTCTTGGTAAACTTGGCCTACTTCAATTACATTTGGCGTATGTTCTGTTATGATCATACTTTCATATTCCACAATTTCCGGAGATGTTTTCATATCAATCAACTTCACTGTTCTTGAAATTTCTCCAATTGTATTACAATTGCTTGACAATTGTACCATGTTAGTGTTATGATAATCAGAAGATCATGCACTCAATTAATAGTATATCAATTCAGACCTCTGTATATTCATGTGTTCAATATTTGACAGAATGCTGGTAGAGGCGTAACAGTTGAACTACATTTGTTATGTAGTAAAATTGTAGATAATATATAGAAAAATTATAAAACACTTGAAATTGAAAAAACATCAGCATTGGAAATCAGAGCAAACCTGCAATTGTGCTCGCATTCGACATACTGCATTCCAAATTGAAATCACACACTGTTATACACAACAGATACATTCCTaagtttttgttttcctttttcgtcTCCATATACACTCGAACTCTCATATCGCTCCGAATTTCTATTGGAGGACAACGTTCATTGATAGTGTATTTGATTTCGATAATTTTTGCGGAGGTATCGATCATTAGATGCTCTGCAATTGCAGAATTTAATTGACTATAATTTGAATCGTCATTGACTACAATTCCGTCAACATCAAAATCTTTGTATC is drawn from Nicotiana tomentosiformis chromosome 12, ASM39032v3, whole genome shotgun sequence and contains these coding sequences:
- the LOC104099067 gene encoding uncharacterized protein, which produces MDNTYIQCKPTAMVVGSMVMPKYADYKTIYTPKDIQTDMLSDHGVNLTYMQAWRVKEKALEFLRGHPADSYSRLPSYLYILEKTYPGSVVKLQKSEDDCFLYVFVALSTSIKGWEHCRPVVVVDGTFLKSAYMGIMLTASTMDATGIILPLAYAVVDSENDASWRHDTLCLHVAYLDKCKVKVLEGSSKVKRIIEEIDTRVKAYLYDISYQIWSRVHATVNRTWTMTSNIAESLNAVTKDARELPVVKLLEYMRTLREHWTNEKLLNAKGMFTYLGKKYNKEFEDNRTLSQKMRVRALTYYIHTVIDGVKRFILDELPCAHALVALRHRIEPYEIYYSPYYTSERHMQTYEIPVDPLPDESKWNVPQHIAEEVVKPPTGKRQPGRPQKQRYKPYDEVNAKKYKASCGNCGVEEHNKRSCMNAPKRK